Part of the Prunus dulcis chromosome 8, ALMONDv2, whole genome shotgun sequence genome is shown below.
AAGGATCAAAGTTGTTGGTTGCCCTGATAAGCTCATCAGCAGAGTAAGTGCGAATAGGATTAGTAAATTTGGCACCACAAGAAGCAATGAGATTCTCTAATAACATGCTTCCATTCTTCAAGAATGATGATCCATTATCAGTATCTCTTTCCACCTTTCTCAAACACGGAAGCAATGAGAACCTGATATAAGTGTCAACTTAGATAGTTAATATAGTGGATTGAAGCTAGCTGGGCAAAGTAGACTCGTGGTAATAATAAGGATTGATCTCCATTAACCCCACTTAAACTTCTCCTCCACTGGCTTCCTAATTTCCCCAACTGCTTTTCACATCAACCATATCTGCCCTCACTCCTATCAAATGGATGTTACAAATGATAACAGaacattacaaattttcttttgggaaCTATGAATTACAGAAGAAGCTTAGATAGTGGGTTGAATATTCAAATATAGAGAGCTTAATATTAACAGTTCAACAGTGACAGAGTCAAATGAGCAAAGTGTAGCTCACATTCATTTTGTGCTTGTTAAAAGCCTACTAATTACATGCCAAGGTACAAGTTTTCCCTTTTCATGATCAAACAAAACCATGAAGGACAATCACTTAAAAAGTACTATTTCCCATTGGCACTAcccaaaatacaagtcactTCGAACCTTGTGACATAATCACAAACACCTAACATGcaaaaacaataacaaaaaaacccTCAAAATTAATCGTCTTCTTCATCACCATATTCACCATCACTATCATTGTTCTCCAAAAGATTACCATCACTTTCATACCCACCTCCCAAATCACAAACCCTAATCCATACATCCTCAGGAACCGGCACAACCGACAGCCTCGGCTGCCTAAACAGAGCAAAACCCTTGAGCCCCTTCTCCCCCTTCATCTCCTTTAAGTCCACTGGCCTCCTCATCTCCCCAACCGCCTTCACATCCACCATCCCATCATCGCCGCCGTCCGAATACCATTCCCGAACAACAGTCACAACGCCGACTACACGGCGGGCCTTGGCGCCGGAGTGGTAGAAGAAGCAGAGGTCACCGAGTTTCATGGACTTGAGGTGCTTCTGGGCTTGCTTGTTTTTGACGCCATCCCACTTGGTTACGCCTCCATTGGCTGCTTGGTCCTCCCACGACCACTCTCCTGGCTCTGTCTTCAGAAGCCAATACTGTTTCTCTTCGCTCATTGATGGAAATTCTcttctctgcttcttttttctttttgggtcaATGGCTCTtccttctaaaaaaaattagggagaaatagtatagcctggcggctatactttttctttttaaaaatttagaaCAATACCGAGTATACCtctattttattaaaatcacgtatagccggtcggctatactatttctttttaaaaaaattaaggagaCCGGCTGTactgtttttaataaaaaaattcacggTATAGCTGCCCGgcaatactattttttaaaaaaattttaaaaacagtatagccggacggctatacgatttcttgtctaaaaataagaaaaaccgatagccgcccggctgtactatttctttttttaaaaaagagtatagctgggcggctgtactatttctTTCTAATCTTCCTGAGCATCTTATGAAATTAACATTTGATTACCTTAATTTATGTCTCCGATGTTCACGATGCAATGTGGTCCATTATTCTTGATGGGTTGTAGTTGTTAAGTGTTAATGTAGTTAATTTCCATGATATTAGTCAGTCTGAACAGAGCTGTGTGGTGCTGCGGACAAACGAGCCTGCTGTTAGTGAGTTGGATGCTGCGGCAATTATGATTCAGAAATTCTATAGGAGTTACAGCACTAGACGAGGCCTTGCAGATTGTGCTGTTGTGGCTGAGGAACTATGGTTTGTACCTTAAATCTATGTTACATCCTTTGCTGTACAACTAGCCTTTGTTAATCACATTTGTGTAATTTAGGTGGTTGGACTTTGCAGCTTTAAAAGGAAGCTCAAAGTCCTTGACTTTGAGAAACATAAAGCTGCTTTGCCACGGTCGACACGGGCTAGGACAAGGGCTGCTGCCAGTACTTTGGTGATAGGAATCAGACTAGAGTTATATGTGTTTTATGGAGAACTTCCAAATTAACAGCAAAGTCTTTTTTGTCTGCAAGCACGAAAGGGTTTTTCCAAGGACCAGAAGGCTCAGAAAATAGCCCTGCAGTACTGGCTTGAAGCTGTGAGTTTATATACTTGTAAATTCTA
Proteins encoded:
- the LOC117637855 gene encoding thymocyte nuclear protein 1-like → MSEEKQYWLLKTEPGEWSWEDQAANGGVTKWDGVKNKQAQKHLKSMKLGDLCFFYHSGAKARRVVGVVTVVREWYSDGGDDGMVDVKAVGEMRRPVDLKEMKGEKGLKGFALFRQPRLSVVPVPEDVWIRVCDLGGGYESDGNLLENNDSDGEYGDEEDD